In Achromobacter spanius, the following proteins share a genomic window:
- a CDS encoding AtuA-related protein: protein MSQSSNSQAVPLYRLAHSRSGDKGNISNLSLIAWDPECYEVLAAQVTEARVADWFAYRHPARVTRYLLPTLHAMNFVLEGVLDGGVNDALNLDTHGKSLSFRLLDLTVEVSAELARRLPDVPGDRPPAA, encoded by the coding sequence ATGAGCCAATCGTCAAACTCGCAGGCCGTGCCGCTGTACCGCCTGGCTCACAGCCGCTCTGGCGACAAGGGCAACATTTCCAACCTGAGCCTGATCGCCTGGGACCCGGAGTGCTACGAAGTGCTGGCAGCGCAGGTGACCGAGGCGCGCGTGGCCGACTGGTTTGCGTACCGCCATCCCGCGCGCGTTACGCGCTATTTGCTGCCCACCCTGCACGCCATGAACTTCGTGCTGGAAGGCGTGTTGGACGGCGGCGTGAACGACGCACTGAACCTGGACACGCACGGCAAGAGCCTGTCTTTCCGATTGCTGGACCTGACGGTGGAGGTCAGTGCTGAACTGGCGCGCCGGCTGCCAGATGTACCCGGCGACCGTCCCCCGGCCGCCTGA
- a CDS encoding Bug family tripartite tricarboxylate transporter substrate binding protein, protein MRISSKGRLALLLAAALPLSALAQSFPTKPITFIVPFAAGSATDQIGRAIGQGVTEQTGQAVVIENKPGASAMIGAAAGARATPDGYTVLITTNTTHAANEHLYKSLTYHPVKDFAPITLLGKGGQIMVVNPSSPAKTVGEFLAQAKKQPGKLSFGSGSSSSRIAGELLQQMAGVQLLHVPYKSNPLAVTDLLGGQIDMMITDTATGLPQVKSGKLRALGVTGTARSPLAPDVPTIAEAGVPGYEMGYWFAAYAPAGTPPDVVKRLNELLVNATKAKPAQQFYAQTGTDAASSTPEELAKFQQAESKKWGDIIKKAGIQPE, encoded by the coding sequence ATGCGCATTTCATCCAAGGGCCGCCTGGCCCTGTTGCTGGCCGCGGCCCTGCCTTTGAGCGCCCTGGCCCAATCGTTCCCCACCAAGCCCATTACTTTCATCGTGCCGTTCGCAGCCGGCAGCGCCACCGACCAGATCGGCCGCGCTATCGGCCAGGGCGTCACCGAGCAGACCGGCCAGGCCGTGGTCATTGAAAACAAACCGGGCGCCAGCGCGATGATCGGCGCCGCCGCCGGTGCGCGCGCCACGCCGGATGGCTACACGGTGCTGATTACCACGAACACCACCCACGCCGCCAATGAACACCTGTACAAGTCGCTGACCTATCACCCGGTGAAGGACTTCGCGCCGATCACCTTGCTGGGCAAAGGCGGCCAGATCATGGTGGTGAACCCCAGCTCGCCGGCCAAGACCGTGGGCGAGTTCCTGGCGCAAGCCAAAAAGCAGCCCGGCAAGCTGAGCTTTGGCAGCGGCAGCTCCAGCAGCCGCATCGCAGGTGAACTCTTGCAGCAGATGGCCGGTGTGCAACTGCTGCACGTGCCGTACAAGAGCAACCCGCTGGCGGTCACTGACCTGCTGGGCGGCCAGATCGACATGATGATTACCGACACGGCCACCGGCCTGCCGCAGGTCAAATCCGGCAAGCTGCGCGCGCTGGGCGTGACGGGCACGGCGCGCTCGCCGTTGGCGCCGGACGTGCCGACGATTGCCGAAGCCGGCGTGCCCGGCTACGAAATGGGCTACTGGTTCGCGGCCTACGCGCCGGCCGGCACGCCGCCTGATGTGGTCAAGCGCCTGAACGAACTGCTGGTCAACGCCACCAAGGCCAAGCCCGCCCAGCAGTTCTATGCGCAGACAGGCACCGACGCCGCCAGCTCCACGCCGGAGGAACTGGCGAAATTCCAGCAAGCCGAATCGAAGAAGTGGGGCGACATCATCAAGAAGGCGGGTATCCAGCCGGAATGA
- a CDS encoding ferredoxin--NADP reductase: MAAFNTERVLSVHHWNDTLFSFTTTRDAALRFHNGHFVMIGLEVEGKPLLRAYSIASANYEENLEFLSIKVQNGPLTSRLQHLKEGDTILVSRKPVGTLIVDDLKPGKHLFLFGTGTGLAPFMSIIKDPDIYERFDKVILVHGVRWVSELAYADFIEKELPNNEFFGDVVREKLVYYPTVTREPFRNQGRITELMENGKLCDDIGIPQINPETDRAMICGSPHMLADISAMLDKRGFTVSPGVGQPGDYVVERAFVDK; this comes from the coding sequence ATGGCTGCTTTCAACACTGAGCGCGTACTTAGCGTGCACCACTGGAACGACACCCTGTTTTCCTTCACCACGACTCGTGACGCGGCCTTGCGGTTCCACAACGGCCACTTCGTCATGATCGGCTTGGAAGTTGAAGGCAAACCGCTGCTGCGGGCCTACAGCATCGCCAGCGCCAACTACGAAGAAAACCTCGAATTCCTCAGCATCAAGGTGCAGAATGGCCCGCTCACGTCGCGGCTGCAGCATCTGAAAGAGGGCGACACCATTCTGGTCAGCCGCAAGCCGGTTGGCACCTTGATTGTCGATGATCTGAAGCCCGGCAAGCATCTGTTCCTGTTCGGCACGGGCACCGGCCTGGCGCCTTTCATGAGCATCATCAAAGACCCGGACATCTACGAACGTTTCGACAAGGTCATTCTTGTGCACGGCGTGCGTTGGGTCAGCGAACTGGCCTACGCCGACTTCATCGAGAAAGAACTGCCGAACAATGAGTTCTTCGGCGACGTCGTCCGCGAAAAGCTCGTGTACTACCCCACCGTCACGCGCGAACCGTTCCGCAACCAGGGCCGCATTACGGAACTGATGGAAAACGGCAAGCTGTGCGACGACATCGGCATTCCGCAAATCAACCCGGAAACCGACCGCGCCATGATCTGCGGCAGCCCGCATATGCTGGCTGACATCAGCGCCATGCTCGACAAGCGCGGCTTCACTGTGTCGCCGGGCGTGGGCCAGCCGGGCGACTACGTGGTTGAGCGTGCGTTTGTTGATAAATAA
- a CDS encoding Fe(3+) ABC transporter substrate-binding protein: MTKRPQLNSLLRALALAGAAAFTVSANAAEEVSLYTTREPKLIQPLLDAFTKESGIKVNTVFVKDGLLERVKAEGAKSPADVLMTVDIGNLLDLVDGGVTQSIKSQTLESVIPANLRGADGKWYALSLRDRVLYVEKDLKLESFRYEDLADPKWKGKVCIRSGQHPYNTAMVASMIAHDGAEATEKWLRGVKANLARKAAGGDRDVARDILGGICDIGLANAYYVGHMKNAQPGTDARKWGDAIKVIRPTFANEKSGGTHVNVSGAAVAAHAPNKANAIKLLDFLVSEPAQALYAQANYEYPVRKGVKLDPVIASFGELKVDPLPLTEIAKHRKQASELVDKVGFDN; the protein is encoded by the coding sequence ATGACCAAGCGTCCCCAATTGAATTCGCTGCTGCGCGCCCTCGCGCTGGCAGGCGCCGCCGCCTTCACCGTTTCGGCCAATGCCGCCGAAGAAGTCAGCCTGTACACCACTCGGGAACCGAAGCTGATCCAGCCTCTGCTGGACGCCTTCACGAAAGAAAGCGGCATCAAGGTCAACACAGTATTCGTCAAGGACGGCCTGCTGGAACGCGTCAAGGCCGAAGGCGCCAAGTCACCCGCCGACGTGCTGATGACCGTGGACATCGGCAACCTGCTGGACCTGGTTGACGGCGGCGTGACGCAATCGATCAAGTCGCAAACCCTGGAATCCGTGATTCCCGCCAACCTGCGTGGCGCCGACGGCAAGTGGTACGCCCTGTCGCTGCGCGACCGCGTGCTGTATGTAGAAAAGGACCTGAAGCTGGAGTCCTTCCGCTACGAAGACCTGGCCGACCCCAAGTGGAAGGGCAAGGTCTGCATCCGTTCCGGCCAGCACCCCTACAACACCGCCATGGTCGCGTCCATGATCGCGCATGACGGCGCCGAAGCCACCGAAAAATGGCTGCGCGGCGTCAAGGCCAACCTGGCTCGCAAGGCCGCGGGCGGTGACCGCGACGTGGCTCGCGACATCCTCGGCGGCATTTGCGACATCGGCCTGGCCAACGCCTACTACGTGGGCCACATGAAGAACGCCCAACCCGGCACCGACGCGCGCAAGTGGGGCGATGCCATCAAGGTCATCCGCCCGACGTTCGCCAACGAGAAAAGCGGCGGTACGCACGTGAACGTCAGCGGCGCAGCCGTGGCCGCGCACGCGCCCAACAAGGCCAACGCCATCAAGCTGCTGGACTTCCTGGTGTCGGAACCCGCCCAGGCGCTGTATGCCCAGGCCAACTACGAATACCCCGTGCGCAAGGGCGTGAAGCTGGACCCGGTTATTGCCAGCTTTGGTGAATTGAAGGTTGATCCGTTGCCCCTGACTGAAATCGCCAAGCATCGCAAACAAGCCAGCGAGCTGGTCGACAAGGTCGGCTTCGACAACTGA
- a CDS encoding ABC transporter permease produces the protein MHTESLPRPLPRPMRLRWTERGAGWLAGAGLIALAVLAPVLTLGWWALGGELAHWQHLASYVLPQALANTAMLLAGVGVVVTLLGTGAAWLVTAYDFPTRRILTWALLLPLAVPTYIIAFAYLDLLHPIGPIQTAIRALLGYDSPRDFRLPDLRSIYGAIFVLGFVLYPYVYLSTRVMFMTQAASLLEAARTLGAGRIAVFCRVALPLARPAIVVGVSLALLETLNDIGASEFLGVQTLTVSVYTTWVTRSDLAGAAQIALTMLAIVIGLILLERHGRKRQRYANTQRMRPMQARRLHGPAAAIAAVLGWIPVVLGFVAPALYLVVETYKRLHLVGGVSEQLINGLSNTLIVAFSATIVTLLCGLIVAWAGRTLRESAGFNPGRACARIASLGYAVPGTVLAIGLLTPFVWIDTAVAKVFGGTGLFLMGSMAALVCAYVIRFLAISTGALEAGLARIPPSLEQASRLLGESAGGTLRRVHLPLLRPALAASALLVFVDAMKELPATLLLRPMNFDTLATWLYAEAARGTYEEGAVAALAIVLAGLLPVILLARTNLKMGH, from the coding sequence ATGCACACTGAATCTTTGCCCCGGCCTTTGCCCCGGCCCATGCGCCTGCGCTGGACAGAACGCGGCGCGGGCTGGCTGGCGGGCGCCGGGCTGATCGCCCTGGCCGTGCTGGCCCCCGTGCTGACGTTGGGCTGGTGGGCGCTGGGCGGTGAACTGGCGCACTGGCAGCACTTGGCCAGTTACGTGCTGCCGCAAGCGCTGGCCAACACCGCGATGCTGCTTGCAGGGGTGGGCGTGGTCGTCACGCTGCTGGGCACGGGCGCTGCCTGGCTGGTGACCGCCTACGACTTTCCCACGCGCCGCATCCTGACCTGGGCGCTATTGCTGCCGCTGGCGGTACCCACCTACATCATTGCGTTTGCCTACCTGGACCTGCTGCACCCCATCGGCCCCATCCAGACCGCCATCCGCGCCCTGCTGGGCTACGACAGCCCACGCGATTTCCGCTTGCCTGACCTGCGGTCGATCTACGGCGCCATCTTCGTGCTGGGTTTCGTGCTGTACCCCTACGTCTACCTGAGCACGCGCGTCATGTTCATGACGCAGGCGGCCAGCCTGCTGGAAGCCGCGCGCACCTTGGGTGCCGGCCGCATCGCCGTGTTTTGCCGAGTGGCCCTGCCGCTGGCCCGCCCCGCCATCGTGGTGGGCGTCAGCCTGGCGCTGCTGGAAACATTGAACGACATCGGCGCCTCTGAATTCCTGGGTGTGCAGACGTTGACGGTGTCGGTCTATACCACCTGGGTCACGCGGTCCGACCTGGCGGGCGCGGCGCAGATCGCGCTGACGATGCTGGCCATCGTGATCGGGCTGATCCTGCTGGAACGCCATGGCCGCAAGCGGCAACGCTATGCCAACACGCAGCGCATGCGGCCAATGCAGGCGCGTCGGCTGCACGGGCCGGCCGCCGCCATCGCCGCCGTGCTGGGCTGGATCCCCGTCGTGCTGGGCTTTGTAGCACCGGCCTTGTACCTGGTCGTGGAAACCTACAAGCGCCTGCATCTGGTGGGCGGCGTGTCCGAGCAACTGATCAACGGCCTGAGCAACACGCTGATCGTGGCGTTCAGCGCCACCATCGTCACGCTGCTTTGCGGCTTGATCGTGGCTTGGGCCGGGCGCACCTTGCGCGAAAGCGCGGGATTCAACCCCGGCCGCGCCTGCGCGCGTATTGCCAGCCTGGGCTATGCAGTGCCCGGCACCGTGCTGGCCATCGGGCTGCTGACGCCTTTCGTGTGGATCGACACCGCGGTCGCCAAGGTCTTTGGCGGAACCGGGCTGTTCCTGATGGGGTCCATGGCTGCGTTGGTATGTGCCTACGTGATCCGCTTCCTGGCAATTTCCACCGGTGCGCTGGAAGCCGGCCTTGCGCGCATTCCGCCTTCGCTTGAGCAGGCATCGCGCCTGTTGGGGGAAAGTGCCGGCGGCACCTTGCGCCGCGTCCACCTGCCACTGCTGCGCCCCGCGCTGGCGGCCAGTGCCCTGCTGGTGTTCGTGGACGCCATGAAGGAACTACCGGCCACCCTGCTGCTGCGGCCCATGAATTTCGACACGCTAGCAACCTGGCTCTACGCCGAAGCCGCCCGCGGCACGTACGAGGAAGGCGCCGTGGCGGCGCTGGCGATCGTGCTGGCCGGCCTTCTGCCCGTCATCCTGCTGGCGCGCACCAATCTGAAAATGGGACATTGA
- a CDS encoding ABC transporter ATP-binding protein, which yields MPDLLEIEHLSLAYDTPKGLKPVVQDLSLGLPVGHIGCLLGESGCGKTTVLRAIAGFEPVRAGRILLDGTVISSPTEQVAPEHRRVGMMFQDYALFPHLTVALNVAFGLRKLPRDERARRVEEMLTLVGLAHAANSYPHEISGGQQQRVALARALAPSPDLLLLDEPFSNLDVDTRERLAFEVRDILKTTGHTAILVTHNQAEAFAIADRIGVMSQGSIAQWDTPYNLHHRPSNDFVRDFIRREALEEQREQAFARGR from the coding sequence GTGCCCGATCTCTTAGAAATCGAACATCTTTCCCTGGCTTACGACACGCCCAAGGGCTTGAAGCCCGTTGTGCAGGACTTGTCGCTGGGCTTGCCCGTGGGCCATATCGGCTGCTTGCTGGGGGAATCCGGCTGCGGCAAGACGACGGTGCTGCGCGCCATCGCCGGCTTTGAGCCCGTGCGCGCCGGCCGCATCCTGTTGGACGGTACGGTGATCTCATCGCCAACCGAACAAGTCGCGCCCGAACACCGCCGCGTTGGCATGATGTTCCAGGATTACGCCCTGTTCCCGCACCTGACGGTAGCGCTGAACGTCGCCTTCGGCCTGCGCAAGCTGCCGCGCGATGAGCGCGCCCGCCGTGTCGAAGAAATGCTGACGCTGGTGGGCTTGGCCCATGCCGCCAACAGCTATCCGCACGAGATCTCGGGTGGCCAGCAACAGCGCGTGGCGCTGGCGCGCGCGCTGGCGCCCTCGCCCGACCTGCTGTTGCTGGACGAACCGTTCTCGAACCTGGACGTGGACACCCGCGAGCGCCTGGCGTTCGAGGTGCGAGACATCCTCAAGACGACCGGCCACACCGCCATCCTCGTCACCCACAATCAGGCCGAAGCCTTCGCCATCGCGGATCGCATCGGAGTAATGAGCCAGGGCAGCATCGCGCAGTGGGACACTCCCTACAACCTGCACCATCGCCCGAGTAACGACTTCGTGCGCGACTTCATCCGGCGCGAAGCGCTGGAAGAACAGCGCGAGCAGGCTTTCGCCCGCGGGCGCTGA
- a CDS encoding pirin family protein, whose protein sequence is MSTLSEAGESQIETIVVPRTSDLGGFSVRRAIPSAQRRTVGPFVFLDHMGPADFDVGTGIDVRPHPHIGLSTVTYLYEGSMVHRDGAGHTQTILPGEVNWMTAGRGIVHSERSSPEARLSPQRLCGLQIWVGLPTKYEETDPGFTHYGLDAQPVIEGEGVRAQVVAGSLFGKTSSVKTLSPLFYGDLQLQAGATTVLPAEYEERAAYLAQGTVEVDGQVFESGRLVVFAPGRPVQIRAVTAARFAVIGGEPLDGPRYVWWNFVSSNKDRIEQAKQDWQRTRFDQVVPGDETEFIPLPEPRA, encoded by the coding sequence ATGTCCACCTTGTCCGAAGCAGGCGAAAGCCAGATCGAAACCATCGTTGTGCCGCGCACCAGCGACCTGGGCGGGTTTTCCGTCCGGCGCGCCATTCCGTCAGCCCAGCGCCGTACGGTCGGGCCCTTCGTGTTCCTGGACCACATGGGTCCCGCCGATTTCGACGTAGGCACCGGCATCGACGTGCGGCCGCACCCGCATATCGGCCTGTCCACGGTCACCTATCTGTATGAAGGGTCGATGGTGCATCGCGATGGTGCTGGCCATACGCAGACCATTCTTCCCGGCGAAGTGAACTGGATGACGGCGGGGCGCGGCATTGTGCACTCCGAGCGTTCGTCGCCCGAAGCCCGCCTGTCGCCGCAACGCCTCTGTGGCCTGCAAATTTGGGTGGGCCTGCCCACGAAATACGAAGAAACGGACCCCGGCTTCACGCACTACGGGCTGGACGCGCAGCCGGTGATTGAAGGCGAGGGCGTGCGCGCCCAGGTCGTGGCGGGCTCGCTGTTCGGCAAGACGTCTTCCGTCAAGACGCTGTCACCGCTCTTCTACGGCGACCTGCAACTGCAAGCCGGCGCCACCACGGTGCTGCCGGCGGAATACGAAGAACGCGCCGCCTACCTGGCGCAAGGCACGGTCGAAGTCGACGGGCAGGTCTTTGAGAGCGGCCGGCTGGTCGTCTTTGCACCCGGCCGCCCGGTGCAGATCCGCGCCGTTACCGCAGCGCGCTTCGCCGTGATCGGCGGCGAGCCCCTGGATGGCCCGCGCTACGTCTGGTGGAACTTCGTATCCAGCAACAAGGACCGTATCGAACAAGCCAAGCAGGATTGGCAGCGCACGCGTTTTGATCAGGTTGTGCCGGGCGACGAAACGGAATTCATCCCGCTGCCCGAACCGCGCGCCTGA
- a CDS encoding pirin family protein, giving the protein MLTIRRANERGHANHGWLDSFHTFSFANYYDPAHMGFGSLRVINDDRIAAGRGFGTHGHRDMEIITYVLDGAIAHKDSMGSGSTIKPGNVQRMSAGRGVMHSEFNPLPDTETHMLQIWIEPDVTGIAPEYEEREFSDAQKRGRLQALVSPDGEDGSMKIHQDARLYGGLFDGDESATLKLAAGRRAWVHVARGSLTVNGVELSGGDAAAITDETRVELSAGKKAEVLVFDLA; this is encoded by the coding sequence ATGCTTACGATTCGCCGCGCTAACGAACGGGGTCACGCCAACCACGGATGGCTGGATTCGTTTCACACCTTTTCCTTCGCCAACTACTACGACCCGGCTCACATGGGCTTTGGCTCGCTGCGCGTCATCAACGACGACCGCATCGCCGCCGGACGCGGTTTTGGCACCCACGGCCATCGCGACATGGAAATCATTACCTATGTGCTGGACGGCGCCATCGCCCACAAGGACAGCATGGGCAGCGGCTCGACCATCAAGCCGGGCAATGTGCAACGGATGAGCGCGGGACGCGGCGTGATGCACTCCGAGTTCAACCCGCTGCCCGACACTGAAACGCACATGCTGCAAATCTGGATTGAGCCCGACGTGACCGGTATTGCGCCGGAATACGAAGAGCGCGAATTCAGCGATGCGCAAAAGCGTGGCCGTCTGCAAGCGCTGGTGTCGCCCGATGGCGAAGACGGTTCGATGAAGATCCATCAAGACGCGCGGCTTTACGGCGGCCTGTTTGATGGCGATGAATCCGCCACGCTGAAGTTGGCGGCGGGGCGCCGGGCCTGGGTCCACGTGGCGCGCGGTAGCTTGACGGTCAACGGCGTTGAACTGTCGGGCGGCGACGCGGCAGCGATCACGGATGAAACCCGTGTCGAACTGTCGGCCGGGAAGAAGGCCGAAGTGCTGGTGTTTGACCTGGCGTAA
- a CDS encoding LysR family transcriptional regulator: MQPITPELLILVDAIARHGSFAKAARELGKVPSAVTYSIRKLEDGLDVLLFDRSGHRALLTPAGEALLKDGRHVLQSLDDLACRVKRIATGWEVELRIAVSAVLPWRPLYDLIQEFQTLESATTLRFSSEVLSGNWDALTSNRADLVIGAGANAEPTGPYRSQAIGTTQFGFCVAAHHPLASLPQPLSRADITKYCAVVVADTSRNLPPQSRGILADQATLVMPSMQAKVDAQVRGLGCGYLPLTMAAPYLAQGLLVVCETDEGMSLTEHVAYAWRAEAPGEALKWWLQKLKSPRLCESLLGMG, encoded by the coding sequence ATGCAGCCTATTACGCCTGAATTACTCATCCTGGTAGACGCCATCGCCCGCCACGGCAGCTTTGCCAAAGCGGCCCGCGAATTGGGTAAGGTGCCCTCGGCCGTGACCTATTCGATACGCAAGCTGGAAGATGGGTTGGACGTGTTGCTGTTCGACCGCTCAGGTCATCGCGCGCTGCTGACGCCAGCGGGCGAGGCGCTGCTGAAGGACGGGCGGCATGTGCTGCAATCGTTGGACGACTTGGCTTGCCGCGTCAAGCGCATCGCCACGGGGTGGGAAGTGGAACTGCGCATTGCCGTCAGCGCGGTGCTGCCATGGCGGCCACTTTATGACCTGATCCAAGAATTCCAGACGCTGGAAAGCGCGACCACGCTGCGGTTTTCCAGCGAGGTGCTAAGCGGCAACTGGGATGCGCTGACGTCCAACCGCGCGGACCTGGTCATCGGCGCAGGGGCCAATGCAGAGCCCACCGGGCCGTATCGATCGCAGGCCATCGGCACGACCCAGTTCGGTTTCTGCGTGGCGGCGCACCACCCCTTGGCGTCCTTGCCGCAACCCCTTAGCCGCGCGGACATCACGAAGTACTGCGCGGTGGTGGTGGCGGATACGTCGCGCAACCTGCCGCCGCAATCACGCGGCATCCTGGCGGATCAAGCCACGCTGGTCATGCCATCAATGCAGGCGAAGGTTGACGCGCAGGTGCGGGGATTGGGATGCGGTTATTTGCCGCTGACAATGGCTGCGCCGTATTTGGCGCAGGGGTTGTTGGTGGTCTGCGAGACGGATGAAGGGATGTCTCTGACGGAACATGTGGCTTACGCCTGGCGTGCGGAAGCGCCGGGGGAAGCGCTGAAATGGTGGCTGCAGAAGCTGAAATCGCCGAGGTTGTGTGAGAGTTTGTTGGGGATGGGGTGA
- the ntrC gene encoding nitrogen regulation protein NR(I) → MKPVWIVDDDQAIRWVLEKALARAGVPTRSFSQSADVLEALSRETPVALVSDIRMPGGNGLELLRQLKERHPGLPVIVMTAFADLDSTVSAFQGGAFDYLAKPFDVNEAVALIQRAMQESAQPESPEGQGEGAQNNERWMMTQSSSTAMQEVFRAIGRLAQSKVTVLITGESGTGKELVARALHGSGVRANGPFVALNAAAIPRDLLEAELFGHERGAFTGANNLRRGRFEEAHGGTLFLDEIGDMPIELQTRLLRVLAEGSFYRVGGAQPVRVDVRIVAATHQPLEQRVEQGLFREDLFHRLNVIRLRLPPLRERVEDIPALAQHFLTASARTLGVPVKRLTPDALAVLTKFDFPGNVRQLENFCHWLTVMAPGQTVDRADLPPEIRALEHQQQQPALAPLRPAAPISGIGTVVQAGQGQGIDEGAPRNWQDSLLRDAQYRLERGEPAVMATLTRQFEKILLQSALDASRGRRVEAASRLGIGRNTITRKLRELGIEDE, encoded by the coding sequence ATGAAACCCGTATGGATCGTCGACGACGACCAGGCCATCCGCTGGGTCCTCGAAAAGGCCCTGGCCCGCGCTGGAGTCCCCACCCGTAGTTTTTCCCAATCGGCCGACGTGCTGGAAGCGCTGTCGCGCGAAACGCCCGTCGCCTTGGTGTCCGATATCCGCATGCCTGGCGGCAATGGTTTGGAGCTGTTGCGCCAGTTGAAAGAACGCCATCCCGGCTTGCCGGTCATTGTGATGACCGCGTTCGCCGACCTGGACAGCACCGTGTCCGCCTTCCAGGGCGGCGCGTTTGATTACCTGGCCAAGCCGTTCGACGTGAACGAAGCGGTGGCGCTGATCCAGCGCGCCATGCAGGAATCCGCACAGCCCGAAAGCCCGGAAGGCCAAGGCGAGGGCGCGCAGAACAACGAACGCTGGATGATGACGCAGTCGTCTTCCACCGCCATGCAGGAAGTGTTCCGCGCCATTGGCCGGCTGGCTCAGTCCAAGGTCACGGTATTGATCACCGGCGAATCTGGCACGGGCAAGGAATTGGTGGCCCGTGCGCTGCACGGCAGCGGCGTGCGCGCCAACGGGCCCTTCGTGGCCTTGAACGCGGCGGCCATTCCGCGCGACCTGTTGGAAGCCGAATTGTTCGGCCACGAACGCGGTGCGTTCACCGGCGCCAACAATTTGCGTCGTGGCCGCTTCGAGGAAGCGCATGGCGGCACGCTGTTCCTGGACGAAATCGGCGATATGCCGATTGAACTTCAGACGCGCTTGCTGCGCGTGCTGGCCGAAGGCAGCTTCTATCGCGTGGGTGGCGCGCAGCCGGTGCGCGTGGACGTGCGCATCGTGGCGGCCACCCACCAGCCGCTGGAACAGCGTGTTGAGCAGGGCCTGTTCCGCGAAGACTTGTTTCATCGCTTGAACGTGATCCGGTTGCGTCTGCCGCCCTTGCGTGAGCGCGTGGAAGATATCCCCGCGTTGGCCCAGCACTTTCTGACTGCCAGCGCCCGCACGCTGGGGGTGCCGGTCAAGCGCCTGACGCCGGATGCGCTGGCCGTGCTGACCAAGTTCGACTTTCCGGGCAACGTCCGGCAGTTGGAGAACTTCTGCCACTGGCTGACGGTCATGGCCCCCGGCCAGACCGTGGACCGGGCCGACCTGCCGCCGGAAATCCGCGCGCTGGAACACCAGCAGCAACAGCCCGCGTTGGCGCCGTTGCGTCCGGCCGCGCCGATTTCAGGCATCGGTACGGTGGTGCAGGCGGGGCAAGGGCAGGGTATTGACGAGGGCGCACCGCGCAATTGGCAAGATTCCCTGCTGCGCGACGCGCAGTACCGGCTGGAACGCGGTGAGCCAGCGGTGATGGCCACGCTGACCCGTCAGTTTGAAAAGATCCTGCTGCAAAGCGCCCTGGACGCCAGCCGCGGCCGCCGCGTGGAAGCCGCATCGCGATTGGGGATCGGACGGAACACCATCACGCGGAAATTGCGGGAATTGGGAATTGAGGACGAGTGA